The Apibacter raozihei DNA segment AATAATTGGTGCTTTACTAAGTGCATGAGTAAAATCTGAAAAATTAGATTCATCGTAATACTCTTCCATAGCCTCCATAGACATTCCTTTGTCCCAAGGTAGTGTAAGATACTTTCCGTCTCCTTTGAAATAATACTCCACGTGACATTGGGCACAAACTAAGGATCGCATTTCCTGAGTTGAAGCTTGTCTAATATCTTTGCCCTGACGCTGAAAAGCCTCAACGAGAGCAGGGCGTGTAATTACTAATCCCATGGTCTTAGGGTCATGACAATCGGCACAACCTATAGGATTAACAATTTGATTTCCTAAAGCTCCCCATTTCGTTTTATAAAAATTTTCCACTCCCAATTCTTTCATCATTCTGGGAACATCGGGACTTTTACATGTCCAACAGGTAGCTGGCTGCGGTCCATCTTGTGGAGAAGAGGGAGTTCCTGTTCTTAATGTATTCCTATTGTCTTCAATGGCGTACATATGCCCTCTCGGAGCTTTATAATCCTGAGAAAACAAGTACCCGGCCCATAGAACAACCATATTGGGACGAGAGGCTAAAATATCCTCCTCCTGATTACCCATGTGCTTACTTCTGAAATCCATTTTTGCAGTTTCCTTCCATGTTTCATATTCTCTCGGGTAGTTTTCTCCCCAAATCTCATTACGGGCTTCAATCCCATTAATGTCAACTTTTTTATTAGCATACAAAGTAGCTATTTCCGCTCTTCTTTGCGTGATGGAAGCAGCAAGTAATCCTAAACAGAATACTACTCCTAAAACTACTATAAACAATATCCAGCCCCAAACAGGTTTTCGCTTTCTCGTTGCCATATTTTCACTTTTAATCTTAATTTATTTTATTATTCTCTTTTTCCTTTTGTTTCTCTGTTAACCTCATCAACCAATCTGGAACGGGTGAAGGAGGTAAAGGCACTATTGCACTGGGAGAAGAATTAATATTTATATTTTTGGTGTGTGGCACTTCCGTATGACATTCCCAGCATGCTTTGCCATCTCCTGCCAATGTGTGAGTATAGTTAATTTTCCCAGTATTGACCATGGAGGTATTTAAGTCTGAATGACATCGGATGCAGTTATTCATAATTACTTCATAACTTTCCTTACGAGGTCTAATGACCTGAGGCTGCATATCTAATGTAAATACAGCAGCATGATACAAACCGTCCTTGGCTTTGAATGCATATTTGGATATTACATTGTTATGAGGAACATGACAATCATTACAGTTTGTCACTCTGCCATGTGAACTATGCTGCCAGGACTGATAATAGGGTGTCATAATATGACAATTCACGCATGCTTTTGGATCATCTGAAAGATAAGATGTCGCCCGTGAAATATAAAATAGATAGGCTATAAGTCCACAGCCTACACTTATTAACAAAAAAATGGGAAAAACAAATTTTTTAGGTATTTTTTTAAGAATCGTCATATTTTATACCATTTACCTTGACGACAAAGATAATTGGCTTCAAAATATTTTAACGAATCAATAATATTGAGATTGATCAGTTTTCGTATTGATTAAAATCATTAAAATTAAATTATTTGGAATGATTCCAAATAATTTAAAATCAGTTGAGTAGAGTTTGGTTTGCTAAGTACATAATTTTGAGCCTCATGCCCAATTTTATTTCTTAATTTTTTATTTTTAAGAAGATCTGATATTATTATATCAAATCCTGACTGATTTTGAATTGTGATTGCTCCTCCGGCCTGAATTAATTCTTCGGCTTCTATAAACTTATGATAAACAGGTCCAAAAATAACCGGTGAACCAAAAACTGCAGGTTCTAACACGTTATGAACCCCTTCTTTTCCGAATGCACCGCCTACATATGCAATATCTGCATACGAATATACCTTGGTTAATAAACCAACGGTATCCAGAATCAATACTTCAAATTCATCTAAATTCTGATCTATTATTTCTGTATAAAGAATAGTTTTTAGCTTTAGTTCTGACTTAAGATTTTTAATATGTTCCACATCCATGTTGTGAGGAGCAATTATCCACTTACAGTTAAGCCGGGTATCCAAGTTCACATACTTTTCCAAAACAATATCATCCTCTTTCCATGTACTTCCGGCAACCAATAAAATATGGTCATCTTTAAACTTTTCCAACCATGATAAATGATTATCTCGATTCAAAAGCATTTTCACCCTGTCAAATCTTGTATCCCCTGAAACTATAACTTTATCTATTCCAATAGAGTTTAGCAGTATCTTAGATTTTTCATCTTGAACAAAAAAGCAGGAAATATTTTTCAGTACTGAAACCATCCATTTACCGACTGGCTTAAAATAAATCTGATTTTCCCTAAAAACTGAAGATATAAAAATAATTGGAATCTTTGTACTGGATAGTCTGATAAGCAAATTATACCAAAAATCATACTTAACAAAAATTGCTATTTCCGGATGTAAATTTTTTATAAGCATTTCTGCATTGTATGCTGTATCTAAAGGAAGATAAAACACTAAATCAGCCCAAGTATTATCTTTGACAACTTCAAAACCTGAAGGTGAAAAAAAACTAATGGCAAATTTGTAATCCGGATATCTCTCTTTTAAGGCTGTCAGCACAGGAAGACCTTGTTCATACTCTCCTAACGAAGAAGCATGCATCCAGATAACCTTATTATCCGGCTTAATCTTATCCTTTATTAAGGTAAACACATTTTTTCTTCCATTTACCCATAATTTTGCTTTGGGATGAAAAATTGAAGCTACTCTCATTCCAAATCCTAAAAAATAAATGCTTAGTTTATATATAGTGTGATACAATTTTTCATATTTATTTTAAACAATAATTAATCACATAAGTCCAATTCCGATCTTTCTTTAATGTGATTTAAAACTCTCAAATGAATTTTATGTATGATAAAATCAGACCACAATTTCCAATATCCTGCAGGAGCTATATTTAATTCATACCAAGTTGTTCCGGATAATTGAGTTTGATTATCTCCGATATTTCTCAACTTAAACTCTCCTTTTTTTGATAAAAAATATCCTTTTAAATGAAGAGGCTGAATATTCCAAAAAGGGTTCATTTCATTCATGGGTAATGGTTGTCGTTCAACAGCAAATTTCAACTCATAAGGAGCATTCCACTCTGTAATTGGTTCGACAAAACTACCGGTTGTAAAATTGCAATATCTAATAGCTCCAATACCTCTCCCTTTTATTTTAGCATCGGTAGGATAAGAAATACCCGTTTTGAATATGATTTCCTTTGGTGGTGAAATTGAATCAAATTCTAATACATTGGTCCAAACATTTTCAACCGAAGAATTTATATCAATTTCCGTCGTAACTGAAATAAGAGCCGATGCTTTATTTTTAGAGTCAAAACTTAAAAACACCATTGAAGATGTCAGAAAAAAAACTGTCAGTAACTTTTCATTTACTTTAAATTTTTTCGCTACTGACTTACCTATAAGTGCTCCTAAGAGTACTAATAACAATAAAATGGGTAAAGCCATTATTATACATATGATCCCTTCCATTGCTAAGAATAACAATAAAAAAAGAGATATAGATAAATTTATAACAGCCTGATAATATACATTCCTTTTATATTTTATTTTAGTTACGTAAAATGATGGAACAGCTCCTAATAAAAAGGGTAAAAATATAAAGATGGTCAGACCGTAAACCGACAGATATTTAATTGATATTATTCCTAAAAGAAAACAACAGGTTATTGTTAGAAAATTGATCAAAATTTCTTTAAACATCTTTATATTTTCAATTTATTAAGACTTAAAAATCTGAATTTTTAAATACTAATAAGCAATGGCGAATAAAACACGTTTTTTAGACGGATTACCGGAATAAACACATTTTCCTTCTTCTTCTTTAGCATCTAAGGGGATACAGCGTATCGTAGCTTTCGTTTCTGCTTTTATTTTCTCTTCAACTTCTACAGTACCATCCCAATGTGCAGAAATAAATCCACCTTTTTCACTTAAAACTTTTTTGAAATCTTCGTAGGTATCTACTTCTGTTATTAAAGAATCTCTATGAGCTTTCGCTTTATTATAAATATTTTGCTGAATTTCTGTTAATAAATCCTGTATGTGCTGATCTAAACCATCCACAGAATGAGTATGTTTTTCAAGAGTATCCCTTCTTGCAATTTCCACCTGATTATTTTCCAAATCTTTAGGTCCAATTGCAATACGAACAGGTACACCTTTTAATTCATATTCATTAAATTTCCAACCCGGTTTGTATTCGGTTCTGGAATCAAATTTTACAGAGATTCCTCTACCTTTAAGATTATTTATTAATTCAGTGGCCACTGCAGATATTGCTTCCAATTGCTCATCGGTTCTGTGAATAGGAACTATAACCACTTGTATAGGAGCTATATTAGGAGGAAGTACCAAACCGTTATCATCGGAGTGAGCCATTATCAATGCTCCTATCAAACGTGTAGATGCGCCCCACGAAGTTGCCCATACATATTCTTGTTTACCTTCTTTAGATTGATATTTTACATCAAAGGCTTTAGCAAAATTCTGTCCTAAGAAATGTGAAGTACCTGCTTGTAATGCTTTCCCATCCTGCATCATGGCCTCAATTGTGTAAGTTTTTTCGGCTCCTGCAAAACGTTCAGCTGGAGATTTTAATCCCTTTATTACCGGAACTCCCATAAAATTCTCAACAAACTCAGCATAGACGCGTAGCATTTGCTCAGCTTCTGCTACTGCTTCTTCTTGAGTTGCATGTGCGGTATGTCCTTCCTGCCACAAAAATTCGGCTGTTCTTAAAAATAAACGTGTTCGCATTTCCCAACGTACCACATTTGCCCATTGGTTAACTAAAATAGGTAAGTCTCTATGAGATTTAACCCAATTTTTATAGGTATTCCAGATAATGGTTTCGGAGGTTGGTCTAACGATCAATTCCTCTTCAAGCTTAGCGTCTGGATCAACTATCACTCCGTTTCCATCGGGTGAGTTTTTAAGTCTATAATGAGTTACAACAGCACATTCTTTAGCAAACCCTTCAACATGGTCAGCTTCTTTAGATAAATAAGATTTAGGTATAAATAATGGAAAATAAGCATTTTCATGTCCTGTATCTTTAAACATCTGGTCCAATTGCTTTTGCATTTTTTCCCATATTGCATATCCGTAAGGCTTAATAACCATACACCCCCGAACACCGGAGTTCTCTGCCATATCCGCTTTTAATACCAATTCATTATAC contains these protein-coding regions:
- the nrfA gene encoding ammonia-forming cytochrome c nitrite reductase; translated protein: MATRKRKPVWGWILFIVVLGVVFCLGLLAASITQRRAEIATLYANKKVDINGIEARNEIWGENYPREYETWKETAKMDFRSKHMGNQEEDILASRPNMVVLWAGYLFSQDYKAPRGHMYAIEDNRNTLRTGTPSSPQDGPQPATCWTCKSPDVPRMMKELGVENFYKTKWGALGNQIVNPIGCADCHDPKTMGLVITRPALVEAFQRQGKDIRQASTQEMRSLVCAQCHVEYYFKGDGKYLTLPWDKGMSMEAMEEYYDESNFSDFTHALSKAPIIKAQHPDYEIASMGIHGQKGVSCADCHMPYKTEGAIKVSDHHLMSPLQNVANTCQTCHRDSEANLKQYVYDRQDKILETRDRVEKELVKAHVMAKYAWEHGATENQMKSSLKLIRQAQWRWDFGVASHGASFHAPVETQRILSHSLDKSLLAQIEIQRVLTSIGIKEEVPMPDLSTKAKAQSYIGLDMPVLEAKKKNWIETVVPVWVKTARDKKRLVSK
- the nrfH gene encoding cytochrome c nitrite reductase small subunit translates to MTILKKIPKKFVFPIFLLISVGCGLIAYLFYISRATSYLSDDPKACVNCHIMTPYYQSWQHSSHGRVTNCNDCHVPHNNVISKYAFKAKDGLYHAAVFTLDMQPQVIRPRKESYEVIMNNCIRCHSDLNTSMVNTGKINYTHTLAGDGKACWECHTEVPHTKNININSSPSAIVPLPPSPVPDWLMRLTEKQKEKENNKIN
- a CDS encoding 3-deoxy-D-manno-octulosonic acid transferase, with product MYHTIYKLSIYFLGFGMRVASIFHPKAKLWVNGRKNVFTLIKDKIKPDNKVIWMHASSLGEYEQGLPVLTALKERYPDYKFAISFFSPSGFEVVKDNTWADLVFYLPLDTAYNAEMLIKNLHPEIAIFVKYDFWYNLLIRLSSTKIPIIFISSVFRENQIYFKPVGKWMVSVLKNISCFFVQDEKSKILLNSIGIDKVIVSGDTRFDRVKMLLNRDNHLSWLEKFKDDHILLVAGSTWKEDDIVLEKYVNLDTRLNCKWIIAPHNMDVEHIKNLKSELKLKTILYTEIIDQNLDEFEVLILDTVGLLTKVYSYADIAYVGGAFGKEGVHNVLEPAVFGSPVIFGPVYHKFIEAEELIQAGGAITIQNQSGFDIIISDLLKNKKLRNKIGHEAQNYVLSKPNSTQLILNYLESFQII
- a CDS encoding SRPBCC family protein, whose amino-acid sequence is MFKEILINFLTITCCFLLGIISIKYLSVYGLTIFIFLPFLLGAVPSFYVTKIKYKRNVYYQAVINLSISLFLLLFLAMEGIICIIMALPILLLLVLLGALIGKSVAKKFKVNEKLLTVFFLTSSMVFLSFDSKNKASALISVTTEIDINSSVENVWTNVLEFDSISPPKEIIFKTGISYPTDAKIKGRGIGAIRYCNFTTGSFVEPITEWNAPYELKFAVERQPLPMNEMNPFWNIQPLHLKGYFLSKKGEFKLRNIGDNQTQLSGTTWYELNIAPAGYWKLWSDFIIHKIHLRVLNHIKERSELDLCD
- the proS gene encoding proline--tRNA ligase, yielding MATLTSRAEDYSKWYNELVLKADMAENSGVRGCMVIKPYGYAIWEKMQKQLDQMFKDTGHENAYFPLFIPKSYLSKEADHVEGFAKECAVVTHYRLKNSPDGNGVIVDPDAKLEEELIVRPTSETIIWNTYKNWVKSHRDLPILVNQWANVVRWEMRTRLFLRTAEFLWQEGHTAHATQEEAVAEAEQMLRVYAEFVENFMGVPVIKGLKSPAERFAGAEKTYTIEAMMQDGKALQAGTSHFLGQNFAKAFDVKYQSKEGKQEYVWATSWGASTRLIGALIMAHSDDNGLVLPPNIAPIQVVIVPIHRTDEQLEAISAVATELINNLKGRGISVKFDSRTEYKPGWKFNEYELKGVPVRIAIGPKDLENNQVEIARRDTLEKHTHSVDGLDQHIQDLLTEIQQNIYNKAKAHRDSLITEVDTYEDFKKVLSEKGGFISAHWDGTVEVEEKIKAETKATIRCIPLDAKEEEGKCVYSGNPSKKRVLFAIAY